One genomic window of Mucilaginibacter sp. SJ includes the following:
- a CDS encoding YbaB/EbfC family nucleoid-associated protein, with protein sequence MFDKLMEAQQKAGEMKKRLDGISVSGSAEGGKIVVNANANKVIQSVQIDPDFLAGADKEELEELLVVAINKAIEQAENINQSEMAAMTQSMFGGLGGLGNMFGK encoded by the coding sequence ATGTTTGATAAATTAATGGAAGCCCAGCAAAAGGCTGGCGAAATGAAAAAACGTCTTGATGGCATCAGTGTATCGGGCTCGGCCGAGGGCGGCAAAATTGTTGTTAACGCTAACGCCAATAAAGTGATCCAATCAGTACAGATAGATCCTGATTTTTTAGCTGGTGCTGATAAAGAAGAACTGGAAGAACTGCTTGTAGTGGCTATAAATAAAGCGATTGAGCAAGCTGAAAATATTAACCAGAGCGAAATGGCAGCCATGACCCAGAGTATGTTTGGCGGCTTGGGCGGCCTGGGCAATATGTTTGGTAAATAA
- the gcvH gene encoding glycine cleavage system protein GcvH, which translates to MNFPAELKYTKDHEWIKVEGNVATVGITEFAQSELGDIVYVDITSLGKEVAKDEVFGTVEAVKTVSDLFMPVAGTVTEVNPALNNQPELVNTDPYGEGWMVKITVADAADADSLLSAGDYKTVIGV; encoded by the coding sequence ATGAATTTTCCGGCTGAATTAAAATACACCAAAGACCACGAGTGGATTAAGGTTGAAGGCAATGTAGCTACCGTAGGCATCACCGAATTTGCTCAAAGTGAACTGGGCGACATTGTGTATGTTGATATTACTTCATTAGGTAAAGAGGTTGCTAAAGACGAAGTTTTTGGCACCGTTGAAGCAGTAAAAACGGTATCAGACCTGTTTATGCCTGTTGCCGGCACCGTAACCGAAGTTAACCCGGCATTAAATAACCAACCCGAACTGGTTAACACCGACCCATATGGCGAAGGCTGGATGGTAAAGATCACCGTAGCTGATGCTGCCGATGCTGACTCACTTTTATCTGCCGGCGATTATAAAACGGTTATCGGCGTATAA
- a CDS encoding glycogen synthase, whose protein sequence is MKIYHLSAECYPVAKVGGLADVVGALPKYQNLAGLQAAVVMPFYDRKFTQENDFEIVFAAATLLGNRRLFFEILKEKTNKLGFELYLVKIPGLLDRENIYSYPDERDQFMAFQLAFLDWISYSQQTPDLIHCHDHHAGLVPFLLYHSKLYTRLANTPTIFTIHNGQYHGAFGWDRLSLLPEIDLTKTGLLDWAGGINPLAAAVKCSWRYTTVSPTYLEELTYNSNGLEYLFYIERAKGYGIMNGIDTEVWNPQTDPMIPTKFSAKTLAKGKRANKEAICNRFELDPEKPLFTFIGRLVVEKGADLLPAAIERSLLENEGEVNFIILGAGDKENELALLQLKNKYPEHCNVFIGYDESLAHLIYAGADFLLMPSRVEPCGLNQLYALRYGTMPIVRTTGGLKDSVIDFGDEGGYGIRFVQASVQDICHSVFRAKQLYQDSAKMQQLRKQMITLDFSWARSTQQYTELYESLKLTL, encoded by the coding sequence ATGAAAATATACCATTTGAGTGCCGAGTGCTATCCCGTTGCTAAAGTTGGCGGGCTTGCCGATGTTGTTGGCGCATTGCCTAAGTACCAGAACCTTGCAGGTTTGCAGGCTGCAGTTGTTATGCCTTTTTACGATCGTAAGTTTACCCAGGAAAACGACTTTGAAATTGTGTTTGCTGCTGCAACCTTACTCGGTAATCGCCGACTTTTCTTCGAGATATTGAAAGAGAAAACAAACAAACTCGGTTTTGAACTTTATTTAGTAAAAATTCCTGGCTTGCTCGACAGGGAAAATATCTACAGTTACCCTGATGAGCGCGACCAGTTCATGGCTTTTCAATTGGCATTTTTAGATTGGATCAGCTATTCGCAACAAACACCCGATCTGATCCATTGTCATGACCACCATGCCGGTTTAGTCCCATTCCTGCTTTATCATTCCAAACTGTATACAAGGCTGGCCAATACGCCAACCATATTTACCATACACAACGGCCAGTACCACGGCGCTTTCGGCTGGGACAGGCTATCCTTATTGCCAGAAATCGACCTGACCAAAACAGGTTTGCTTGACTGGGCCGGCGGTATCAATCCACTTGCCGCCGCGGTTAAATGCAGCTGGCGTTATACCACGGTATCACCTACTTACCTGGAGGAACTTACCTACAACTCAAACGGCTTGGAGTACCTGTTTTATATTGAGCGGGCAAAAGGTTATGGCATCATGAATGGCATCGACACCGAGGTTTGGAACCCGCAAACCGACCCAATGATCCCGACCAAATTTTCGGCTAAAACATTGGCTAAAGGCAAAAGGGCTAATAAAGAAGCTATTTGCAACCGCTTTGAGCTCGATCCGGAAAAACCGTTATTCACCTTTATCGGTCGCCTCGTTGTTGAAAAAGGCGCAGATCTGCTGCCTGCCGCTATTGAACGCAGCCTGCTCGAAAACGAAGGCGAAGTAAACTTTATCATATTAGGCGCCGGCGATAAGGAAAACGAATTGGCGCTGCTTCAGCTTAAAAATAAATATCCTGAGCATTGTAATGTATTTATTGGCTATGACGAGTCATTGGCACACTTGATTTATGCCGGGGCCGATTTCCTGCTGATGCCATCACGCGTGGAACCTTGCGGCCTTAACCAACTGTATGCGCTACGTTACGGCACCATGCCAATTGTACGTACCACTGGTGGATTGAAAGATTCTGTTATTGATTTCGGCGATGAGGGGGGCTACGGGATCCGCTTTGTACAGGCCAGCGTGCAGGATATTTGCCACTCGGTTTTCAGGGCAAAACAACTTTATCAGGATAGCGCAAAAATGCAGCAGCTCCGCAAGCAAATGATAACACTTGATTTTTCATGGGCTCGCTCAACACAACAATACACTGAACTATACGAAAGCTTAAAACTAACTTTATGA
- a CDS encoding glucose-1-phosphate adenylyltransferase, which yields MTSKVISIVLGGGQGSRLSPLTATRSKPAVPIAGKYRLVDIPISNCLHSGITRIYVLTQFNSASLNKHIKNTYHFSSFSDAFVDILAAEQTPSSVAWFQGTADAVRQSLHHLAVHEFEYVLILSGDQLYQMDFEDMINHHIETNAEISIATIPVDAADVPGFGILKTDENNMITSFIEKPKSNFESWASEVSPEMEAEGRVYLASMGIYIFNRKLLYELLEGNERTDFGKEIIPQSIEGHRVASYQYEGYWTDIGTIPSFFEANLGLTDNIPKFNLFDKNPIYTRARMLPPSKISGTLMEKSIVADGCIINAKQITHSIIGIRTRIGVNTIIENCYVMGSDNYQTLEEIAECKESGSPIMGIGDNCHIQNAIIDKNTYIGNNVTINCGEKLEDGDYGTHTVQDGIVVVKKRAIIPSGTVI from the coding sequence ATGACATCCAAAGTAATCTCCATTGTGCTCGGTGGCGGCCAGGGCAGCCGTTTATCACCGCTTACCGCAACGCGGTCAAAGCCGGCAGTTCCAATTGCGGGTAAATATCGTTTGGTGGATATTCCCATTTCAAACTGTTTGCACTCGGGTATTACGCGTATTTATGTGTTAACGCAGTTTAATTCGGCCTCGTTAAACAAGCACATCAAAAACACGTACCATTTCAGCAGCTTTAGCGATGCTTTTGTTGACATCCTGGCGGCAGAGCAAACACCATCAAGCGTGGCCTGGTTCCAGGGTACGGCTGATGCTGTAAGGCAAAGCTTACACCATTTGGCGGTGCATGAGTTTGAGTATGTACTGATCCTTTCGGGCGATCAGCTGTACCAAATGGATTTTGAAGATATGATCAACCATCATATCGAAACCAATGCCGAAATTTCGATAGCTACTATCCCGGTTGATGCAGCCGATGTTCCGGGCTTCGGAATCCTGAAAACGGACGAGAACAACATGATCACCTCGTTTATCGAAAAGCCTAAAAGCAATTTCGAAAGCTGGGCGTCAGAGGTTAGTCCGGAAATGGAAGCTGAAGGCCGTGTATACCTGGCGTCAATGGGTATCTACATCTTTAATCGAAAATTGCTATATGAATTGCTTGAAGGTAACGAACGTACCGATTTTGGTAAAGAAATCATCCCGCAATCAATTGAAGGCCATCGCGTAGCCAGTTATCAATACGAAGGCTACTGGACAGATATTGGTACTATCCCTTCATTTTTTGAGGCCAATCTGGGTTTAACCGATAATATCCCCAAGTTTAACCTTTTTGATAAAAACCCGATCTACACCCGTGCGCGCATGTTGCCGCCCTCAAAAATATCAGGCACGCTGATGGAAAAATCTATCGTTGCCGACGGTTGTATTATCAATGCCAAACAGATCACCCATTCTATAATAGGGATCCGTACCCGCATTGGTGTTAATACCATTATCGAAAACTGTTACGTAATGGGCAGCGACAATTATCAAACCCTTGAGGAAATTGCCGAATGTAAAGAAAGCGGTTCGCCAATTATGGGCATCGGCGATAATTGCCATATCCAAAACGCCATTATTGATAAAAATACTTACATCGGTAATAATGTAACCATTAACTGCGGCGAGAAGCTTGAAGATGGTGATTACGGCACTCATACTGTACAAGACGGTATTGTTGTAGTAAAAAAACGGGCTATAATACCGAGCGGCACAGTTATTTAA
- a CDS encoding tetratricopeptide repeat protein, whose product MALVLSTGLAHAQNTDVNSIIKEGIKLNSEKNYSAAIEKYKEALAAEPDNAQANYQLAFSLNASGKGAEAVPYLNKVIKTGGDLTGPAYELMGSIYDTAHQPQQATDAYKEGIKLKPGYQPLYFNLGIAYFRAQKYAEAEQAAIEAIKLDPKHANSQRLYGLVTFHQNKRVPALMGLCSFLLLDPEGPRADEAYTNLQSLLKGGDLKAAKADPETLLLNKTLSTAVSVSGGQLETQLKNIFTAVGKLGEKPGRQTFFWNYYAAFFYKLSQSQSFSTAVKLIGLSADKTAGAKWLQNNADQRKALEDWMASAERKF is encoded by the coding sequence ATGGCTCTGGTGCTTAGCACAGGGTTGGCGCATGCTCAAAATACGGATGTTAATAGTATTATTAAGGAGGGCATTAAGCTTAACAGCGAAAAAAATTATTCGGCAGCTATTGAAAAATATAAAGAGGCACTTGCCGCCGAGCCAGATAACGCGCAGGCCAACTATCAGCTGGCCTTCAGCCTCAATGCATCGGGCAAGGGTGCGGAAGCGGTACCTTATCTTAACAAAGTGATAAAAACAGGCGGCGACCTAACCGGGCCTGCTTATGAATTAATGGGCAGTATTTATGATACCGCTCATCAGCCGCAACAGGCCACCGACGCTTATAAAGAGGGGATCAAATTAAAGCCCGGTTATCAGCCGCTGTATTTTAACCTGGGGATAGCGTATTTCCGCGCGCAAAAATATGCCGAGGCCGAGCAGGCTGCCATTGAAGCTATTAAACTTGATCCTAAACATGCCAATAGCCAACGCTTGTACGGACTGGTAACTTTCCACCAAAACAAAAGGGTACCAGCATTGATGGGCCTGTGCAGCTTCCTGCTGCTCGACCCGGAAGGGCCCCGTGCAGATGAAGCCTATACCAACCTGCAAAGTTTACTAAAAGGCGGCGACCTGAAAGCAGCTAAAGCGGATCCGGAAACCTTGTTACTCAATAAAACCCTGAGCACCGCCGTTTCGGTTTCTGGCGGTCAGCTGGAAACCCAGTTGAAAAACATTTTTACGGCCGTTGGCAAACTTGGTGAAAAGCCGGGCAGACAAACCTTCTTTTGGAATTACTATGCAGCTTTTTTCTATAAACTGTCCCAATCTCAAAGCTTTTCAACGGCGGTTAAATTAATTGGCTTAAGCGCCGATAAAACAGCGGGAGCAAAGTGGCTGCAAAACAACGCAGACCAACGGAAGGCCCTGGAGGATTGGATGGCATCTGCTGAAAGAAAGTTTTAA
- a CDS encoding metal-dependent hydrolase, protein MKTTYYGQSALEIVTGGKKLLFDPFISPNPLAKDIDIHSLKPDYILVSHGHGDHVADLLEVAKSSGAKVICIAEIAGWLGTKGIENVHGMNIGGGFNFEFGRVKMVNAVHSSTLPDGSPGGNPAGFLIYAERKVIYFAGDTALTYDMKLLADENLDWAFLPIGDNYTMGADDAIKASAFINCKNIIGIHYDSFPVIKIDKDEVTEKFIKAGLNLKLPAIGETIEL, encoded by the coding sequence ATGAAAACTACTTATTATGGCCAGTCGGCCCTTGAGATTGTAACTGGTGGAAAGAAACTGCTTTTCGATCCGTTTATAAGCCCTAACCCGCTGGCAAAGGATATTGACATTCACAGCTTAAAGCCCGATTATATCCTGGTATCGCACGGGCATGGCGATCATGTGGCCGATTTGCTGGAAGTTGCAAAAAGCAGTGGCGCAAAAGTAATTTGTATTGCCGAAATTGCCGGATGGCTTGGTACTAAAGGCATTGAAAATGTACATGGCATGAACATAGGGGGCGGTTTTAACTTTGAGTTTGGAAGGGTTAAAATGGTAAACGCGGTACATTCAAGCACCTTGCCTGATGGCTCACCAGGCGGTAATCCAGCCGGTTTTTTAATTTACGCCGAAAGAAAGGTTATTTATTTTGCAGGCGATACTGCCCTTACCTATGATATGAAACTACTGGCCGATGAAAATCTCGACTGGGCATTTCTGCCTATCGGCGATAATTACACTATGGGGGCAGATGATGCCATTAAAGCGTCGGCGTTCATCAATTGTAAAAACATCATCGGCATTCATTACGACTCATTCCCAGTTATCAAAATTGATAAAGATGAAGTAACCGAGAAATTTATCAAAGCTGGTTTGAATTTGAAGTTGCCGGCTATTGGTGAAACTATAGAGTTGTAA
- a CDS encoding serine hydrolase domain-containing protein gives MRLVYKSLVVCAAPLLLLACSSKNKNKDQSQSQVAARPLDTTALLAYNPKNADKKIDAVMQELHRTRGFNGNVLVAKKGKIVYEKAIGWADYLHRDSLKIGSQFELASVTKTMTSTAILLLMERGKLKLDDDVKKFFPDFPYDGVTIRLLLTHRSGMMNYVYFIDDIYRKNHLNQRKGLTNAEAMKMIADYKPTRFNEPNKRFLYNNSNFMVLGSIIEKVSGMSYAQFMQENVFKPASMAHTHVYSKAVYDKIPVDVVGHDRGQWRYSVVQNFLDGPVGDKGIYSTVGDLFLFDRALRAGLLLKPATLDSAYVPRNPMVHGHFSYGYGWRTFTAPGEEVIYHTGWWHGFRHIYLRDMKHDITIVLLTNLANGSLLKLDDLFKAAGMPIVRKSAYNGNGDTSDD, from the coding sequence ATGAGATTAGTGTACAAAAGCCTGGTAGTGTGTGCTGCCCCCCTGTTACTGTTAGCCTGTTCATCCAAAAATAAAAATAAAGACCAATCGCAGTCGCAGGTTGCCGCCAGGCCGCTTGATACCACGGCGTTGCTGGCCTACAATCCTAAAAATGCTGATAAAAAGATAGATGCCGTAATGCAGGAGCTGCATCGTACCCGCGGTTTTAACGGTAATGTGCTGGTGGCAAAAAAAGGAAAAATAGTTTATGAAAAAGCCATTGGCTGGGCCGACTACCTGCATCGCGACAGCCTGAAAATCGGTTCGCAATTTGAGCTGGCTTCGGTAACTAAAACTATGACATCAACCGCCATCCTCCTGCTGATGGAACGCGGCAAATTGAAGCTTGACGATGACGTTAAAAAGTTTTTTCCCGATTTTCCATACGATGGTGTAACTATTCGCTTGTTACTTACGCACCGCTCGGGTATGATGAATTATGTATATTTTATCGACGATATTTACCGGAAAAATCACCTGAACCAGCGCAAAGGGCTTACCAATGCTGAGGCTATGAAAATGATTGCCGATTATAAGCCAACGCGCTTCAACGAGCCCAATAAGCGTTTCCTGTATAACAACTCCAACTTTATGGTGCTTGGTTCCATCATTGAAAAAGTGAGCGGAATGAGCTATGCCCAGTTTATGCAGGAGAATGTGTTTAAACCGGCCAGCATGGCGCATACGCATGTTTACTCGAAGGCCGTTTATGATAAAATACCTGTTGATGTTGTGGGGCACGACCGCGGCCAGTGGCGTTATTCGGTAGTGCAAAACTTTTTGGACGGCCCTGTGGGTGATAAAGGCATTTACAGCACAGTTGGTGACCTGTTCCTGTTTGATCGGGCCTTAAGAGCAGGATTATTGCTAAAACCGGCTACACTTGATTCGGCATACGTGCCGCGTAACCCGATGGTGCACGGGCATTTCAGCTACGGTTACGGCTGGCGTACATTTACTGCACCGGGCGAGGAGGTGATTTATCATACCGGCTGGTGGCACGGGTTCAGGCATATTTATCTGCGGGATATGAAACACGACATTACCATAGTATTGCTCACCAACCTGGCCAACGGCAGTTTATTAAAGCTCGATGACCTGTTTAAAGCGGCTGGCATGCCTATTGTACGTAAAAGTGCATACAATGGCAATGGTGATACCAGTGATGATTAA
- the feoB gene encoding ferrous iron transport protein B: MKTNIRVALVGNPNTGKSTLFNILTGLNQKIGNFPGVTVDKKTGFCQLPDGRTAEIIDLPGTYSIYPKSKDESIVFSVLADKSKGMVPDLVVVILDASNLKRNLLLYTQVADLKIPVVVALNMVDVSDKAGIKINIDLFAKKLGVPVVPISARKNTGIDKLKSAIAFANSVPLQQDTIDIESIAPDIIAQIKGEMQVENPYVALQLAHQHETLSYLSTAESDRIEQLEQEHSFHSQKAQATETIARYNFINDLLYDTVKKAETAHDETISNKIDKILTHKVFGFVIFFAILLFIFQAIFSWSAYPMSLIEDLFILLQAGAAKILPAGPLSSLIIDGVLAGLSGVLVFIPQIAILFALISILEDTGYMSRVTFMMDKVMRKVGLNGKSVVPLIGGFACAVPSIMSTRTIENWKDRMITIMVTPLVACSARLPVYTLLIALVVPNRNVWWIFNLQGLALTAMYVLSIFSAVIVAFVMKFILKARERGYFIMELPVYRMPRWKNVIFTMYDRSKTFVLQAGKVIIAVSVILWVMKSYGPGDRFAQIDKQYAQPQYTKTMTPDSLTKVIASEKLENSYAGVFGHVIEPVIKPLGFDWKIGIALISSFAAREVFVGTMATIYSVEGDADKLQSVQQKMHEAKNPQTGEPVFTLAVAFSLMMFYAFAMQCASTVAVVYRETKDWRWPAAQFAYMTALAYTASFIVYHWLK; this comes from the coding sequence TTGAAAACCAATATAAGAGTTGCACTTGTAGGAAATCCAAATACCGGTAAATCAACTCTCTTTAATATATTAACCGGGTTAAATCAAAAAATCGGAAACTTTCCGGGGGTTACTGTTGATAAAAAAACAGGCTTTTGCCAACTGCCTGACGGCCGCACGGCCGAAATAATTGACCTTCCGGGTACTTACAGCATCTATCCCAAAAGTAAAGACGAATCCATCGTATTTTCGGTACTGGCCGATAAATCAAAAGGCATGGTGCCCGATCTGGTTGTGGTGATCCTCGACGCATCCAATTTAAAACGCAACCTGCTGCTTTATACCCAGGTTGCGGACCTCAAGATCCCCGTAGTGGTGGCGCTTAACATGGTCGATGTGTCGGACAAGGCGGGCATCAAAATCAATATTGATCTTTTTGCCAAAAAACTGGGCGTTCCGGTAGTCCCTATCTCCGCCAGGAAAAATACAGGCATTGACAAGCTTAAAAGCGCCATTGCTTTTGCCAACAGCGTACCACTGCAACAAGATACTATTGATATTGAAAGCATCGCCCCGGACATCATAGCGCAAATAAAAGGGGAGATGCAGGTTGAAAATCCTTATGTGGCCTTGCAGCTTGCCCACCAGCACGAAACCCTGAGCTACCTTTCAACAGCCGAGAGCGACCGGATTGAACAACTGGAGCAGGAGCATTCTTTCCACTCGCAAAAGGCGCAGGCTACAGAAACCATCGCCCGTTACAACTTCATCAACGACCTGCTTTACGATACGGTAAAAAAAGCTGAAACGGCGCACGACGAAACCATAAGCAACAAGATAGATAAGATCCTTACCCATAAAGTATTTGGCTTTGTGATCTTCTTCGCCATCTTACTGTTCATATTCCAGGCTATCTTTTCATGGTCGGCCTACCCTATGTCGCTCATCGAAGACCTGTTTATCTTGCTGCAGGCCGGCGCTGCTAAAATACTGCCTGCCGGTCCGCTAAGCAGCCTGATCATCGACGGCGTATTGGCCGGCCTGAGCGGGGTATTGGTATTTATCCCGCAGATCGCCATCCTGTTCGCGCTCATCTCCATTTTAGAAGATACAGGCTACATGTCGCGCGTTACTTTTATGATGGATAAGGTGATGCGCAAGGTAGGGCTTAACGGCAAATCGGTAGTGCCGCTTATCGGCGGTTTTGCCTGCGCGGTACCTTCTATCATGAGCACCCGCACCATCGAAAACTGGAAGGACAGGATGATCACCATTATGGTTACTCCATTAGTAGCCTGCTCAGCCCGCCTGCCGGTTTATACCCTGCTGATTGCGCTGGTTGTACCCAACCGCAATGTTTGGTGGATCTTTAACCTGCAGGGCCTGGCGCTTACTGCCATGTATGTGCTCAGCATCTTTTCGGCGGTTATCGTGGCTTTTGTAATGAAGTTTATCCTGAAAGCCCGCGAACGCGGCTATTTTATTATGGAACTGCCCGTTTACCGCATGCCAAGGTGGAAAAACGTGATCTTTACCATGTATGACCGTTCAAAAACGTTCGTACTACAGGCCGGTAAAGTGATCATTGCTGTTTCGGTGATCCTGTGGGTAATGAAATCATACGGCCCCGGCGACAGGTTTGCGCAGATAGATAAACAATACGCCCAGCCGCAATACACTAAAACCATGACACCGGATAGCCTGACGAAGGTTATCGCATCCGAAAAACTGGAAAACTCATACGCCGGCGTATTTGGGCATGTTATTGAACCCGTTATTAAACCTCTTGGCTTCGATTGGAAGATAGGTATAGCCCTCATCAGCTCCTTTGCTGCCCGTGAAGTATTTGTGGGCACCATGGCCACCATTTACAGCGTGGAGGGCGATGCCGATAAGCTGCAATCGGTTCAGCAAAAAATGCACGAGGCTAAAAATCCGCAAACCGGAGAGCCGGTGTTCACCCTGGCTGTGGCCTTCTCCCTCATGATGTTTTACGCCTTCGCCATGCAATGTGCCAGTACGGTAGCCGTTGTTTATCGCGAAACCAAAGACTGGCGCTGGCCCGCTGCCCAGTTTGCCTATATGACCGCTCTGGCTTATACCGCATCATTTATTGTGTATCACTGGTTGAAGTAG
- a CDS encoding VanZ family protein produces MKLFLKYHGPAILWALFVLIICSVHLDSVDKSPLFFRGFDKLTHCGLFFTLIVLVCFGVIRQQKPRRITYTRAFVIWATSVFFGALIEVLQASVFTWRSGDWNDLFCDVLGACMGIFSVMLTVEAIGKK; encoded by the coding sequence ATGAAGCTGTTTTTAAAATATCATGGGCCCGCTATTTTGTGGGCCTTATTTGTTTTAATTATTTGCTCGGTACATCTTGATTCTGTTGATAAATCCCCACTGTTTTTTAGGGGCTTTGATAAACTCACGCACTGCGGTTTGTTTTTCACCCTTATTGTACTGGTTTGTTTTGGTGTTATCAGGCAACAAAAACCACGGCGGATTACGTATACAAGGGCATTCGTGATATGGGCAACCAGTGTATTTTTCGGGGCGCTTATTGAAGTGCTGCAGGCATCTGTTTTTACTTGGCGCAGCGGCGACTGGAACGATCTTTTTTGCGATGTACTTGGAGCTTGTATGGGGATTTTTAGTGTAATGCTAACTGTTGAGGCAATTGGAAAAAAATGA
- a CDS encoding FeoA family protein encodes MKLSQLEIGETGIVKEFTDLEMSVKLMEMGCLPGEEVRISRIAPLGDPIAISVSGYQLSLRRFEASTIILQ; translated from the coding sequence ATGAAGCTTTCACAACTGGAAATAGGCGAAACTGGTATTGTAAAGGAATTTACCGATCTTGAAATGTCAGTAAAACTGATGGAGATGGGCTGTTTACCCGGTGAAGAGGTCCGCATTTCGCGCATCGCCCCTCTTGGCGATCCTATTGCCATCAGCGTATCAGGCTACCAGCTTAGCTTACGCAGGTTTGAAGCATCCACCATCATTTTGCAGTAG